The window ACTTCCACAAACTCCGACGTAAGCGATTCGGATAATAACATCGTGCGGATCTTCGATCTCAGGAACTGGACGGTCCTCGAACCTGGCATCACCAGGGCCGTATAGCAGACAAGATGGGTTCTGCATCGTGGGTGGTGGATTTCACGAGGACAAGATGGGCTTGAGGCCTTTTTATAATCCCAAGGCTTTTTGAGTCTCGGTCGTCTGCCGCGGCCAAGTGGATCAACAGGATGGATTCCACGCTGACACGGCTGGCTATCGTCCGCTACAAAGTGACGTGGGGGGCAGCCCCCACCTGAGGCGAAATGGAGGGGTAAACAGTCAATGAATCAAGTAAACTAAGCAAAAGAAACACCATAAGGCTCAAATAAGTAGGTCAAAAGCTGTCAATTCCTTCCAAACGCCCGGTCGTAACATCATGAGGTGACACGGTAGGTACATGTTAAATTAGAAGCCTCTCAGTAAATCAGGTATCGCGGCCGATAGGCATAGCTCGAAACCGCTCCCtcagcagctccatctccttctcgaggTCCATCCCCGCATTCTTCTCATCATGGTCTTTGATGACAATGGAGCGATActctccatcgccatccggAGCTCCAACGGTGACCCACACAAACTTAGTTCCATGGCCTCCCGGCTGGGGGCGTTCTTGATTGCCTTGCCAGAACATCTCGGCGGGCTCGGAGGCAGCAGATCCTTTGGATGACGGACGCCCTCCAAGACGCCCGTACTTGATCCACACTTTCAAAACATCTTTGATGAAGCTGATCTTCTGCATGAACGAGTTGGCGTCAAGGATTTCACGGATCCTATCATCAATTGCGTTGACGGTTTCTCCCTGTGAGATGCTGATGAACGTCGCCGCCTCGTCGGAAGCAACAGCGCGAGTGTCGAAGCCTGAGGGGTGCATCTTGCCTTTGGCAGCGAAGTACCGGGCAGCAGACGGAGCCAGGTGGTAGAAATCTACCCACGGCGATGAGCTGCGAGTGCGACCAGGAGAGACGACGAGTTTGGTATGGTCAGGGAAGTTGAACTAGACAGGCATGTGAGTGCGATGAACTTCAAAAGAGGGATTTCAGGTATAGTCTTACCTGGAAGGCGCCATCACCAAATCCCCAGATCCCGACATTGCCCAGTCGCTGGTAGAATTTGATGAAGTGACCACTGTTGTAGCTCGGCAGATCAGCGAGCGCGATCCCCTCATCGCCATGGCGAccaagcgacccgatcatATATTTGCCGAATTGGTCAACCAGCTTGACGCGCTTTGTTTTCTCTGCGTCACACTTGGCCGCTTCAACGCCCGAGTTACTGCGCTTCATTGCTTTCGGGTTTTTCACATCAAACACAGCTGGAGAGATCATGGCCCGTCGAATTCCACGACATCCTAGCAAATCATCGTCGTGGTTTTCGTAGAACTCGACCGGTGCGCCATCTCTAGGAATGAGTTGATCTGATTCGGAGTAAGGTAGAGGGTcctcttctttgctttcGCTGCGAGCTTTGCGACGAATGTGTCTCTCGCCATCTCGCACAACGACACTGGTTGCCGGTTGGCCGTTCTCGCCTTTGAAGACACACCCAACACTGCCATCATCCAGGACGTATCCAATGCCGTAGCGGTTGGTGTAATCCACCCACTTAATGACATATGTATGGGGCTGCTTTCTGGACCCAGCCCGTCGCCGACCTGGTGCATGGCTGACCATGTTGGATAGCATCAGACGCAGGTCCATGTTCACATCTGTCAACGAAGTACCCGGAAGCAGGTCGCAGAGATCCTCGGAGTGGAAGAGAGGGCTGAGACCCAGGCTGGAGCGGACTTTGCTGCCCGATGAGGTTGTTTTGCTGTTAGACCGGCTGATCCCGTTCGATTGAGAAGCGGATTTAGAGTGGTggcttgaagaagagctACCATCACTGGGAGTGTTCTTCCGGTGCTCAAGTCTCGGTGCGATAGCTTTCATGTCCGTTCTAGATGCTGATCGCAAGGATGTCTGTCGCGCGAGTGGCTTCTTTCCTTCCACCAGCTGTCGCTCTCGTGTTGAGATGGAAGGTTGTTGTGATGCCTGATTAGCAGCTTCCAATCTTCGGGATTGTGAACGAGTTTTGCCAACCGTCAACGAGTTCGGGACACTGGTAGATTTGGCGAGCTGTCGAACAACATTTTTGTCCTTGTCGCGCTGTGAGGGTACATCCGACGAAGAGACCATCCTGCGTGTGCGAATGGGACGCTCCGCAAATCCGCCAGACGGTGCCTCCTCGCGAGTAATCACTTCAGGTTTGGCTTCTTTGGGGCCAGAATAGGTTCCACCAAATGACCCTGCAGGATCGCTGATACCAAAAGTCTTCTTAGTAGGTGTTCTACCAGTAGTAGCCTGTTGGCGCAGTGCTGCAGCATGGCTCTGCGGCTCCATTCTGCGCTGTTGAGCAGCAACAAGAGCCGCGTTGGTACGGCAAGTCACGGCGGTATTGGCTCGGATGGAAGCATTATGTCGCGAGAGAGTGCTGCTGTCGGTCATAGAGTCCTCGTTGCGCAAGACTTTGCGAGACGTCTCGATCAGACACCAATCTCCTTCAACATCATGTGGCCAACGGTAAACAAAGTTGCTGGGCAAGGGAACCACTGGGCGTAGTCCTTTGGAGTCTTCAGCGTCGCATTCGGAGAATGCGGATTTCGAACAGTTTCTGCCCACGGATTTTCGCGGTGTTCCATCAGGCTTGCATCCTACTCCGGCGAGAGAGTAGAATGCCGCTTTGCAAGAATGATACCGCTGGCTAGGATCATCGACCTGATAGACATAGGCACGAAGCTTTTCGTCGGAGTCCAGGCCGTAACCACTGATCATGGAATCGCCTCGAGGTGATTGGTCTTTGAGCCAGACGGGCTTGCTGGTACGGCATGCAGGGTCTAATTGGCGAGGAATGCAACCGTCATACATGTTGAAGAATGGGTGCTCGACAATGTCATCGGGATCTGGCCGTTGCTCGTCGACAAGATTCAGGCAAGCGGCCACCAAATCTTTCGCTTCGTCGGGGATATAGTTGTTGTGGTCGGCTTCTTTGGGCCAAACATAGGCCAAGCTCCGGACTTTCTTGTAGATTTCTTCCTGGGTCTTAGATTGAAAAGGTGGATATCCGGTAAGCATCGCAAAACTGGATGAAAGTCAGTAAGCATTATACGGTAAATAGCCAAGGTTTCTTACCATATCACACCTAATGACCAAATATCGACTTTCTGAGTATGTCCGCCCTTGCTCTTGTCAAGGACTTCGGGCGCAATGTAGTTCGGAGTTCCACACAATGTGTTTCGTCGCTTGGCGTCCTTGTCTGACAGAATCATGGCGGCAAGCCCAAAGTCTCCAACTTTGATATTCATGTTGTGGTCGAGGAACAGGTTGCCCATCTTCAGGTCACGATGTGCGACGAATCGTTTGTGAAGATATTTGACCGCAGCGCAAAGTTGAATCATAAAACGTCGGACTTCTGGTAAGCTCAAGCAGCGCCTCTTGCGGACCATCTCCATGACTGAGCCATTGGGACATAGCTCCAGCACCACGTATGTACTTTGTTCGAATGCGAATGCGCGATAGAACTGGACAATATAAGGATGTCGCATCTTGGAATGGATCTGGAGCTCGGTGCGGAACTGCGCAAGGTTATCAGGATGAATTCAGAGGACAGTGGAGACGAAAGCATACCTTTtcctccattttcttctgcgGCATGATGGACTTGACCACCTTCATTGCGAACACTCGAGAATTGCGCGCCAGCGTCCCCTCATAGCAGACGGCGAAGCCGCCTTTCCCTAGAAAGCCGCCTATTGAGTAGCTCTCCCCACCATCTTCCGGTTCTGGGACTATAGGTGGTGGCGGGTCGGCGTGGTTTTTTGAAGCCGAGGTAGGTTTCTGGGCGGCGCCCGCGGCAGGGGGTTTGTCGATTCCCTTTCGATCCATTACTGATTTTGGTCTGATCAGTTGGTTCGTGGTGCGCGGTGAAAGGGCCTCCATTCTGGGTTGAGCGGGCGGTCTTGTGTCCAGGGTCGAATTAGTGTAATCGCAAGCTGTCTCGGGAGCGCACGATTCGAAGTTTCGGTGTGAAGATCAAGCGTAAAGGTCGTCAAAGAACAGATATTAGGAATAGCGCGAAAGGGTATCAAGTTGCAGCAATATTGGTATCCCTGCAGGGATCGAGCTGTCAGCAACCGAGAAATATCGGCAAACCGAAGAGTGGAGGGGGGAGGAGTATCGGTAGACTTACCAGAATGCAAAAGCGCTAATTAAGAAAATCAAACTGTACAATAGCTCCCGAATCGAATAACAAAACGCGCCTCGACTGAGGAGTGGCAAGtggggagagaaggagaagtgAAGGAACTCGGGTCATTATTTACTTTTCCCGAAACGGCAGTCGATAAACAGAACAGTGCCAGTTGCTATGTCAGCATGCTATCACGTGCCCCGGTTGCCATCCCATGTGAGTCAAGCCGTTGTTCGTTGTCTGTCGCAACCCAACCATGTCTTTGACACTTAAATTATCCTCGTTGGCAATTCGCACTTTCTCGAAGCCGATTGCGGTAAGCCTGCCTTTTTTTCAGTGACATTGCTGCTCTCCTAATCACCCTGGCAGACCCAAATCAAAGCACAGGCTCGCGAGCATGAACGCTTCCGCCACTTATGCGTCTCAATGGCGCAGGCCCTCCATCGATTCGACATGCGGCTCCGACTAGGGTCGCTACGGGACGATACAGCTGCACAGAAGCTGGCGAACGCCGAAAAAGAGGTCCGAAAACACAAGTCAAACCACCCTACCGTCAAAACGCAGGCCGAGACAAAGGCTGAGGCGGATGCGGACACAAAAGCAAAGGCTGCGGCCGAGGAAGCAGCGAAACCGCGCAAATATCACATCCGACCCCTGTCCGAATCCAAGGCTATCGAGTCTGGTGCCAACTTCATCAGCGAGAcattcctcttcctcgttgCGGGTGGATTGATCGTCTTTGAGTCGTGGCGATCGCGCCGGAAGGAAAGCACTCGGAGAGAAGGCGTGGAGGATCGGTTGAACGAGTTGGAGGAGTCTGAGAAGGCGTCCCGAGAGGCGCTGGTCGCATTGGAGAAAGAGATCCTTCAGCTCAGGGCCAAGCATGGAGATCTCTCCAAACCAGCACACCGGATCCTGCCTCGGCAAGTATgggatgtggaagaagagaccgacACGCCGCCAGTTGAGGAAGACTGGTTCTCTCGCATCACCTCATACTTCTCCTTTGGCCAGAGTCAGAaagctccgccgccgcctgaACCGGCTCCAGCGACACCCTCTACCGATTCAAAGTCTCCTTCAGTGTCCTCCAAGAGTGCGTGATTGTCACAGCACTACTGCATTATAGATGGCGTTTTGTTGTTCTATTGGATACCCTTTCTGTTGTTTTTTATCTTGTCTATACACCACTCCCCTCTGTCCCCGTGACTCGATAGACCTGTACATAAtctatctctctccttctctctcatcttcCAATCGACCACTCCCTTCCACAATGACATCTCTCGCTCAATTAAGCGGGACGTATTCATCGTATCTTCGAGATCACCCGGTATGGAGTACTCTTGGTCCGATACTGGCCTCGGAGTCGATGCACGAGTGTACATGCTATATATCCTTGACGTCCCTGGCTTGCGACTAACATATCAAGTTAAGCGAGACCCAACAGTACATTCGATCTTCGATTCAACCTAATCCACCAATCTACCACGACCAGACTCGATGTACTACTTGTGTCACCAGCCTGTCTCGCATCCATGAGAGAATCAACACTCGCCCGGATCGGCACGTTCCTCTCGAGAACCCCTGTCCCTGCGGCAGCGGTCGTCTTCTTGTTCCCAGAAGATACCGACTATTCTGTGGATGGCTACTTGACTCTGCAAGTCCAGTAGGCAGCCCGCTCGTTCATCAAGTTGTCCAGGGATCTAATGTCGCATCAGTCTGGCGCAGTATCTGCCCACGGTTATTCCATTGATTCCTGTTCACACTTCCTCGCAGCTGGTGGAGTGTGTCAGGGTATACATGGAGAGCATGATGGCCTCCCGCTCGCTGCCTTTGCCGAATGTTGACGCCCTTGCTGTCCTGCCATCGATGGCCAACACCGACGGCATCTGGAATGTCTTGTTCCCGTCCCTTCGCAGCCTCAGTCAAGCGGTCCGAACTGAGCAGGGAATGGCTCTTCTCGACGCATACTTTGGGACCGAAGGGGCTAATGAGATTGCGGGTTTTCTATGTCAGGACAAGGAGATGGCATAAAACGAAACGGGTTCGTATATATATTCACGAATGGGTTAGCTCGAGgtcaccaacaccaccccgTCCAAGTCTAAATGTATTTTTGTTGATGATAGGAGACTTGAGAGATGATGTGCAATCGAGTATGGCCAGATTTTTCACCCGGAAAAGATTCTGAATGCATCTGTACCATGACGTCGGTGATGCTATTTACAGCGTTGGAGGCATCAGCCACAATCCCACTGTCGGGCAGGATGACAGATTACTAACCCATTCACACCAGGCAGAAAGGATAGGAATGTTCTTAGTTAACCGTGCTGATCCAGATAAGTAAGCAAACGACAAAGAACGACGGTTACTCGGCACTGGATCTCATTCGCCCCTGAACCCGATAGAGTGGCGCAGTTGTGTTTGTATCTTTTGTCTGGGATGCGTAAGGCCCGGCGTCACTGGCCGTTATTCCGCCCTCACCACTCTCCATCTGCGATTCTTCTCCAGACACTCGTTCTTTGACTCTCCGAGGAGACCTGTTGCGatctccttttctttccacACGCTCTTCCATTTCCCTCCCCCGTTGTTCGCGCAGATTGACTGACGCCTGGGACCTCCCCGGGTTGACACACAATGGTGAGCGCACCACCTCCAGGCAACAAGCACCCTCCGCTGACGCTGAACTCGCAACCTAGGGTCAATCACGACGCCCCGTTGgtggggagaagaagagtcGCGGCTTTGGGCGCTCCAAAGCGGTCGCCGACGTGGGCGACGGGCGGCAAGCGGGCAAGTCgcaggtcaagaaggccaccTTTGAGAgcaccaagaagaaggagatcggCGTGTCGGACCTGACACTGCTGAGCAAGATCTCCAATGAGGCCATCAACGACAACCTCAAGTTGCGCTTCGAGCATGACGAGATTTATGTAAGGGATCCCTCTCGCTGGCGCGGACTGCGGGGCAGTGCGCGGGCAAGAGCGCAGGCTAACAGTGTCCTTCCAGACCTACATTGGACATGTCTTGGTCTCTGTGAACCCGTTTCGAGATCGTAAgttggctttttttttttgccccgTTACCTGCACTTTCAGCACTGACAGCCATGCCATATAGTGGGTATTTACACCGACAGCGTCCTCGAGTCCTACCGAGGCAAGAATCGCCTTGAAACCCCACCCCatgtcttcgccgtcgccgagtCTGCGTACTACAACATGAAATCCTACAAGGACAACCAGTGTGTGATCATCTCTGGAGAGTCGGGTGCCGGAAAGACTGAGGCGGCCAAGCGCATCATGCAATATATTGCTAGTGTGTCGGGGGGCAGCGATTCATCAATCCAGCAGACCAAGGACATGGTGCTGGCCACAAATCCGTTGCTGGAGTCATTCGGCAATGCCAAGACGCTGCGCAACAATAACTCGTCACGGTTCGGCAAGTACCTGGAGTTGGAGTTCAACGTCAACGGCGAGCCCGTCGGAGCTCACATCACAAACTACCTGCTCGAGAAGTCGAGAGTGGTGGGACAGATTACGAATGAGCGAAACTTCCACATCTTCTATCAACTCACCAAGGGAGCTCCGCAGAAGTACCGTGACAACTTCGGCGTGCAGCAACCCCAATCGTACCTTTACACGAGCCGCTCGAAGTGCTTCGATGTGTCCGGTATCGATGATGTCGCCGATTTCAAGGATACGCTGGATGCGATGCGAATTATTGGAATGAGTGAGGCTGAGCAGGACAACGTCTTCCGCATGCTGGCTGCTATCCTGTGGGTCGGAAATATCCAGTTCACTGAGGATGACTCCAGCAACGCTTCGATTACCGACCAGTCGACCGTCGATTTTGTCGCGTATCTGATGCAAGTCGACGCGGCCGAAGTGAACAAGGCATTGACCATTCGTCTGCTGGAGACCTCACGAGGCGGACGCCGCGGTTCTGTGTATGAGGTGCCGCTGAACACGGTGCAGGCGGTGGCGGTCCGAGATgccctggccaaggccatctaCTTTAACCTCTTCGACTGGATCGTCGAGCGCGTCAATCAATCTCTGGCTGCGCGGGGGGCTATTACCAACTCGATTGGTATTCTGGATATCTACGGGTTCGAGATTTTTGACAAGAACTCTTTTGAGCAGCTCTGCATTAACTATGTCAATGAGAAGCTGCAACAAATCTTCATCCAGTTGACCCTCAAGGCCGAGCAAGATGAGTACGCTCGCGAACAGATCAAGTGGACTCCGATCAAGTACTTCGATAACAAAGTCGTGTGTTCG of the Penicillium psychrofluorescens genome assembly, chromosome: 1 genome contains:
- a CDS encoding uncharacterized protein (ID:PFLUO_001456-T1.cds;~source:funannotate); amino-acid sequence: MSLTLKLSSLAIRTFSKPIATQIKAQAREHERFRHLCVSMAQALHRFDMRLRLGSLRDDTAAQKLANAEKEVRKHKSNHPTVKTQAETKAEADADTKAKAAAEEAAKPRKYHIRPLSESKAIESGANFISETFLFLVAGGLIVFESWRSRRKESTRREGVEDRLNELEESEKASREALVALEKEILQLRAKHGDLSKPAHRILPRQVWDVEEETDTPPVEEDWFSRITSYFSFGQSQKAPPPPEPAPATPSTDSKSPSVSSKSA
- a CDS encoding uncharacterized protein (ID:PFLUO_001455-T1.cds;~source:funannotate), whose amino-acid sequence is MDRKGIDKPPAAGAAQKPTSASKNHADPPPPIVPEPEDGGESYSIGGFLGKGGFAVCYEGTLARNSRVFAMKVVKSIMPQKKMEEKFRTELQIHSKMRHPYIVQFYRAFAFEQSTYVVLELCPNGSVMEMVRKRRCLSLPEVRRFMIQLCAAVKYLHKRFVAHRDLKMGNLFLDHNMNIKVGDFGLAAMILSDKDAKRRNTLCGTPNYIAPEVLDKSKGGHTQKVDIWSLGVICFAMLTGYPPFQSKTQEEIYKKVRSLAYVWPKEADHNNYIPDEAKDLVAACLNLVDEQRPDPDDIVEHPFFNMYDGCIPRQLDPACRTSKPVWLKDQSPRGDSMISGYGLDSDEKLRAYVYQVDDPSQRYHSCKAAFYSLAGVGCKPDGTPRKSVGRNCSKSAFSECDAEDSKGLRPVVPLPSNFVYRWPHDVEGDWCLIETSRKVLRNEDSMTDSSTLSRHNASIRANTAVTCRTNAALVAAQQRRMEPQSHAAALRQQATTGRTPTKKTFGISDPAGSFGGTYSGPKEAKPEVITREEAPSGGFAERPIRTRRMVSSSDVPSQRDKDKNVVRQLAKSTSVPNSLTVGKTRSQSRRLEAANQASQQPSISTRERQLVEGKKPLARQTSLRSASRTDMKAIAPRLEHRKNTPSDGSSSSSHHSKSASQSNGISRSNSKTTSSGSKVRSSLGLSPLFHSEDLCDLLPGTSLTDVNMDLRLMLSNMVSHAPGRRRAGSRKQPHTYVIKWVDYTNRYGIGYVLDDGSVGCVFKGENGQPATSVVVRDGERHIRRKARSESKEEDPLPYSESDQLIPRDGAPVEFYENHDDDLLGCRGIRRAMISPAVFDVKNPKAMKRSNSGVEAAKCDAEKTKRVKLVDQFGKYMIGSLGRHGDEGIALADLPSYNSGHFIKFYQRLGNVGIWGFGDGAFQFNFPDHTKLVVSPGRTRSSSPWVDFYHLAPSAARYFAAKGKMHPSGFDTRAVASDEAATFISISQGETVNAIDDRIREILDANSFMQKISFIKDVLKVWIKYGRLGGRPSSKGSAASEPAEMFWQGNQERPQPGGHGTKFVWVTVGAPDGDGEYRSIVIKDHDEKNAGMDLEKEMELLRERFRAMPIGRDT
- a CDS encoding uncharacterized protein (ID:PFLUO_001457-T1.cds;~source:funannotate) is translated as MRESTLARIGTFLSRTPVPAAAVVFLFPEDTDYSVDGYLTLQVHLAQYLPTVIPLIPVHTSSQLVECVRVYMESMMASRSLPLPNVDALAVLPSMANTDGIWNVLFPSLRSLSQAVRTEQGMALLDAYFGTEGANEIAGFLCQDKEMA